The proteins below come from a single Oryzomicrobium terrae genomic window:
- a CDS encoding sensor histidine kinase → MSEHDAPPIAGQPALPPTAPSHHWAGTYLLMPKLAMGLLVVSLISLLWILHRNELDEQRTALIKDILWMEQNLRFHLSGIDDQLSQLGLDLTQDARPGSTFQVRTRHLVKNNAELEQVLWLDAQGRLLDAVPSATTGRQVLEPFGDTSLNSALASAFDAARKLGKPVYGQPYSVPQRGTEIEIYVPVFRNGQVSGMLVGVYSLNNLLNSVVPWWFAEKYQFRILDGNGAVLAAKSNIVGELGLDYRIPFDPPGHGMVLEAATYSTPGNMAQRLLAAVIVVLAAAVSWSLWAIRGHILRRLEAEQALREEHAFRKAMEDSTMVGMRARDMAGRIIYVNPAFCRMSGYSPDELIGTRPPMPYWDPDQMDMHEFQSTRVLAGQSPQEGFESRIRHKDGHMVHTMVYATPLIDASGKQRGWISSVLDITEKKRIEALQRQQQEKLEQTARLVTMGEMASTMAHELNQPLSAIASYAAGCANMLRQEDRPPDRQALLAVIDKLAAQAQRAGRVIRRIYDFVRKSAPQQEAVHLDEVIEEAAGFLEAEAKQRGVVLNLNLARGLPPVEGDPLLLGQVMINLLRNAVEAVSDQPLHRRRVRVNVRASDDSSQIEVRVEDSGPGIPPEQAENLFTPFYTTKAEGMGMGLPICRSIIESHHGHLSLEPREGGGSVFAFRLPREGATMAPDSLSPPASAPVSSPASPPTSTPNATP, encoded by the coding sequence ATGAGTGAGCACGACGCCCCCCCCATCGCCGGCCAGCCGGCCCTCCCGCCGACGGCGCCCAGCCACCACTGGGCCGGCACCTACCTGCTCATGCCCAAGCTGGCCATGGGCCTACTGGTGGTATCCCTGATCAGCCTGCTGTGGATCCTGCACCGCAACGAACTCGACGAGCAGCGCACCGCCCTGATCAAGGACATCCTGTGGATGGAGCAGAACCTGCGCTTCCACCTCTCGGGCATCGACGACCAGCTTTCCCAGCTCGGTCTCGATCTGACCCAGGACGCCCGGCCCGGTTCCACCTTCCAGGTGCGCACCCGCCACCTGGTCAAGAACAACGCCGAGCTTGAACAGGTGCTCTGGCTCGACGCCCAGGGCCGCCTCCTGGATGCGGTGCCGAGTGCCACCACCGGCCGCCAGGTCCTGGAGCCTTTTGGCGACACCAGCCTGAACTCGGCCCTGGCCAGCGCCTTCGACGCCGCGCGCAAACTGGGCAAACCCGTCTATGGCCAGCCCTACTCGGTTCCCCAACGCGGCACCGAGATCGAGATCTACGTGCCGGTGTTCCGCAACGGCCAGGTCAGCGGCATGCTGGTGGGGGTCTACTCCCTCAACAACCTGCTCAATTCGGTAGTGCCCTGGTGGTTCGCCGAGAAGTACCAGTTCCGCATCCTCGACGGCAACGGCGCCGTGCTGGCGGCCAAATCGAACATCGTCGGCGAGCTGGGGCTCGACTACCGCATCCCCTTCGACCCGCCCGGCCACGGCATGGTGCTCGAAGCCGCCACCTACAGCACGCCGGGCAACATGGCCCAGCGGCTCCTCGCCGCCGTGATCGTGGTCCTGGCCGCCGCCGTTTCCTGGAGCCTGTGGGCGATCCGCGGCCACATCCTGCGCCGCCTCGAAGCCGAACAGGCCCTGCGCGAGGAACACGCCTTCCGTAAAGCCATGGAAGACTCGACCATGGTCGGCATGCGCGCCCGGGACATGGCCGGACGGATCATTTACGTCAACCCGGCCTTTTGCCGCATGAGCGGCTATTCCCCCGACGAACTGATCGGCACCCGGCCACCGATGCCCTACTGGGATCCCGATCAGATGGACATGCACGAGTTCCAGAGTACCCGGGTGCTGGCCGGTCAGTCCCCCCAGGAAGGTTTCGAATCGCGCATCCGCCACAAGGACGGGCACATGGTGCACACCATGGTGTACGCCACCCCGCTGATCGACGCCTCGGGCAAGCAACGGGGCTGGATCAGCTCGGTGCTCGACATCACCGAGAAAAAGCGCATCGAGGCCCTGCAGCGCCAGCAGCAGGAGAAACTGGAGCAGACCGCCCGCCTCGTGACCATGGGGGAAATGGCCTCCACCATGGCCCATGAACTGAACCAGCCCCTCTCGGCCATCGCCAGCTACGCGGCAGGCTGCGCCAACATGCTGCGCCAGGAGGATCGGCCACCTGACCGGCAGGCCCTGCTGGCGGTCATCGACAAGCTGGCCGCCCAGGCCCAGCGGGCCGGCCGGGTGATCCGGCGCATCTACGACTTCGTACGCAAGAGCGCGCCCCAGCAAGAGGCCGTGCATCTGGACGAGGTGATCGAAGAGGCCGCCGGCTTTCTCGAAGCCGAAGCCAAGCAGCGCGGCGTCGTCCTCAACCTGAACCTCGCCCGGGGCCTGCCGCCGGTGGAAGGCGACCCCCTGCTGCTCGGCCAGGTGATGATCAACCTGCTGCGCAACGCCGTCGAGGCCGTCTCCGACCAGCCCCTGCACCGCCGCCGGGTCCGGGTCAATGTTCGGGCCAGCGACGACAGCAGCCAGATCGAGGTGCGGGTCGAGGATTCGGGCCCCGGCATCCCACCGGAGCAGGCCGAAAACCTGTTCACCCCCTTCTACACCACCAAGGCCGAGGGCATGGGCATGGGCCTGCCGATCTGTCGTTCGATCATCGAATCGCACCACGGCCACCTCAGCCTCGAGCCGCGCGAGGGGGGCGGCAGCGTATTTGCCTTCCGCCTGCCTCGGGAGGGCGCTACCATGGCGCCTGATTCGCTTTCGCCCCCCGCTTCTGCCCCCGTGTCCTCCCCTGCCTCTCCGCCCACTTCGACCCCCAACGCCACGCCATGA
- a CDS encoding response regulator transcription factor, translating to MNGTVHIVDDDEAIRDALGWLLQSRGLAWQGYDSAEAFHQAVDQARAGCLVLDIRMGGMSGLELFNLLSEQGFPLPVIFLTGHGDVPMAVSALKKGAFDFFEKPFNDNDLVNRVIEALENDARRRDQETASDSIRHKLDALTPRERQIMDLILAGKYNKVIADELSISMRTVEVHRANLLDKMGVRTAVELARLLQSATEGRSAP from the coding sequence ATGAACGGAACCGTCCACATCGTCGACGACGACGAAGCCATTCGCGACGCCCTCGGCTGGCTGCTGCAATCCCGCGGCCTGGCCTGGCAAGGCTACGACTCGGCCGAAGCCTTCCACCAGGCGGTGGATCAGGCCCGGGCCGGCTGTCTGGTGCTGGACATCCGCATGGGCGGCATGAGCGGCCTGGAACTGTTCAACCTGCTCAGCGAACAGGGTTTCCCCCTGCCGGTGATCTTTCTCACCGGCCACGGCGACGTGCCCATGGCCGTCAGCGCCCTCAAGAAGGGCGCCTTCGATTTCTTCGAAAAGCCCTTCAACGACAACGACCTGGTGAACCGGGTGATCGAAGCCCTGGAAAACGACGCCCGCCGCCGCGACCAGGAAACCGCCTCGGATTCGATACGGCACAAGCTCGACGCCCTCACCCCCCGGGAGCGGCAGATCATGGACCTGATCCTGGCCGGCAAGTACAACAAGGTGATCGCCGACGAACTGTCGATCAGCATGCGCACGGTGGAAGTGCACCGAGCCAACCTGCTCGACAAGATGGGCGTGCGCACCGCCGTCGAACTGGCCCGTCTGCTGCAATCGGCCACGGAAGGGCGATCAGCCCCCTAA
- a CDS encoding FxDxF family PEP-CTERM protein, with protein MFKKLVLAGIISAACTTAAFAATGQTYTTSVSPGSPIVYNFNHAGESGSFFDTLNFNLTGTGIAASAVSIQLGNGGSIFGISNLTGTLWDNFHPLGNFTYGTFPGNNGTFTFNLPGSGQYHIDFTGDITGAAGGSYLVSVAAVPEPAEWLMMLGGLGMLGVVARRRLRLNSGFAAMPV; from the coding sequence ATGTTCAAAAAACTTGTTTTGGCCGGGATCATCTCGGCTGCATGCACCACGGCGGCATTCGCTGCGACTGGCCAGACGTATACGACCAGCGTTTCGCCTGGCTCGCCGATCGTTTACAACTTCAACCATGCGGGTGAAAGCGGTTCGTTCTTCGATACCCTCAACTTCAACCTGACGGGCACCGGGATCGCCGCGTCTGCGGTATCCATCCAGTTGGGCAATGGCGGATCGATCTTCGGCATCTCCAATCTGACCGGCACCCTGTGGGACAACTTCCACCCCCTGGGTAACTTCACTTACGGCACCTTCCCCGGCAATAACGGAACCTTCACCTTCAACCTGCCCGGATCGGGCCAGTACCACATCGACTTCACCGGTGACATCACCGGCGCGGCCGGCGGTTCATATCTGGTCAGCGTGGCGGCGGTTCCCGAACCCGCCGAATGGCTGATGATGCTGGGCGGCCTGGGCATGCTCGGCGTGGTGGCGCGGCGCCGGCTGCGTCTCAACTCGGGGTTTGCGGCGATGCCTGTATGA
- a CDS encoding TRAP transporter substrate-binding protein: MKISKLLTGLMICALPLAAVAQTPIVIKFSHVVATDTPKGKAAEFFAKRANELTKGKVKVEVYANSQLYKDKEEMEALQLGAVQMLAPSLAKFGPIGVKEFELFDLPYIFDNYEELHKVTYGPVGQQLFSKLEPKGIKGLAFWDNGFKSFSANTPIKTPADLRGKKMRIQSSKVLEEQMRALGALPQVMAFSEVYQALQTGVVDGTENPISNLYTQKMHEVQKHLTLTEHGYLGYAVIVNKKFWDGLPADVRGQLETAMKESTQYANKIAKEENDQALEGVKKSGKTQVYVPTKAERDAFKKALTPVHHKMEGRIGKDVIEAVYKETGFTAN, from the coding sequence ATGAAAATTTCCAAACTGCTGACCGGTCTGATGATCTGTGCGCTGCCCCTGGCGGCCGTGGCCCAGACCCCCATCGTCATCAAGTTCAGCCACGTGGTGGCGACCGATACCCCCAAGGGCAAGGCTGCCGAGTTCTTCGCTAAGCGCGCCAATGAGCTGACCAAGGGCAAGGTGAAGGTCGAGGTCTACGCCAACAGCCAGCTGTACAAGGACAAGGAAGAAATGGAAGCCCTGCAGCTGGGCGCCGTCCAGATGCTGGCCCCGTCCCTGGCCAAGTTCGGTCCGATCGGCGTGAAGGAATTCGAACTCTTCGATCTGCCCTACATCTTCGACAACTACGAAGAGCTGCATAAGGTGACCTACGGCCCCGTCGGCCAGCAGCTGTTCTCCAAGCTCGAGCCCAAGGGCATCAAGGGCCTGGCGTTCTGGGACAACGGCTTCAAGTCCTTCTCCGCCAATACTCCGATCAAGACCCCGGCCGACCTGCGCGGCAAGAAGATGCGCATCCAGTCTTCCAAGGTTCTGGAAGAGCAGATGCGTGCCCTGGGTGCCCTGCCCCAGGTGATGGCCTTCTCCGAGGTGTACCAGGCCCTGCAGACCGGCGTGGTTGACGGTACCGAGAACCCGATCTCCAACCTCTACACCCAGAAGATGCATGAAGTGCAGAAGCATCTGACCCTGACCGAGCATGGCTACCTGGGTTACGCGGTGATCGTGAACAAGAAGTTCTGGGACGGCCTGCCCGCCGACGTGCGCGGCCAGCTGGAAACCGCGATGAAGGAATCCACCCAGTACGCCAACAAGATCGCCAAGGAAGAGAACGACCAGGCCCTGGAAGGCGTGAAGAAGTCCGGCAAGACCCAGGTCTATGTCCCGACCAAGGCCGAGCGTGATGCCTTCAAGAAGGCCCTGACCCCGGTGCACCACAAGATGGAAGGCCGGATCGGCAAGGACGTGATCGAAGCGGTCTACAAGGAAACCGGCTTCACCGCCAACTAA
- a CDS encoding dicarboxylate/amino acid:cation symporter, with amino-acid sequence MVPESKPKPFYKRLYFQVLVAIAIGVFLGSAYPDTGAAMKPLGDGFIKLIKMMIAPIIFTTVVVGIAKMGDMKEVGRVGLKALVYFEVVTTVALAIGLVVVNVLKPGAGMNVDPAHLDTKGIAAYAEAAKHQSTTEFLMNIIPNTVVDAFAKGEILQVLLFSVLFGLALSRLGNRVEPLVKVLDQLSQTLFGAIGMIMHFAPIGAFGAMAFTVGKYGIGSLKQLGFLMANVYITCFLFVFVVLGAIARYNGFSLWKFLKYIREEILIVLGTSSSESALPRMMTKMENLGCRKPVVGMVIPTGYSFNLDGTSIYLTMAAIFIAQATNVDLTLWEELTILAVLLLTSKGAAAVTGGGFITLAATLATLGGKLPVEGLALLLGVDRFMSEARAITNLIGNGVATVVVSRWENALDKKRMQRVLDGDMSIDPEDVAQMDAEELAEAEPALMRPRQSA; translated from the coding sequence GTGGTTCCCGAATCCAAGCCCAAGCCCTTTTACAAGCGCCTGTATTTCCAGGTGCTGGTCGCCATCGCCATCGGCGTTTTCCTCGGTTCCGCCTATCCCGATACCGGGGCGGCGATGAAACCCCTGGGGGATGGCTTCATCAAGCTGATCAAGATGATGATCGCCCCGATCATCTTCACCACGGTGGTGGTGGGCATCGCCAAGATGGGCGACATGAAGGAAGTGGGCCGGGTCGGCCTGAAGGCCCTGGTGTACTTCGAAGTGGTGACCACGGTGGCGCTGGCCATCGGTTTGGTGGTGGTCAATGTGCTCAAGCCGGGGGCCGGCATGAACGTGGATCCGGCCCACTTGGACACCAAGGGCATCGCCGCCTACGCAGAGGCCGCCAAGCACCAGAGCACCACCGAGTTCCTGATGAACATCATCCCGAACACGGTGGTCGATGCCTTCGCCAAGGGTGAAATCCTCCAGGTGCTGCTCTTCTCGGTGCTGTTCGGCCTGGCCCTGTCCCGCCTCGGCAACCGGGTCGAACCCCTGGTCAAGGTGCTCGACCAGCTGTCCCAGACCCTGTTCGGTGCCATCGGCATGATCATGCACTTCGCCCCCATCGGCGCCTTCGGTGCCATGGCCTTCACCGTGGGCAAGTACGGCATCGGGTCGCTCAAGCAGCTGGGCTTCCTGATGGCCAACGTGTACATCACCTGTTTCCTGTTCGTCTTCGTCGTCCTCGGCGCCATCGCCCGCTACAACGGCTTCAGCCTGTGGAAATTCCTCAAGTACATCCGCGAGGAAATCCTCATCGTGCTCGGCACCTCGTCGTCAGAGTCGGCCCTGCCGCGCATGATGACCAAGATGGAAAACCTGGGCTGCCGCAAGCCGGTGGTCGGCATGGTGATTCCCACCGGCTACTCGTTCAACCTGGACGGCACCTCGATCTACCTGACCATGGCAGCGATCTTCATTGCCCAGGCCACCAACGTGGATCTGACCCTGTGGGAAGAGCTGACCATCCTGGCGGTGCTGCTGCTTACCTCCAAGGGGGCTGCAGCGGTCACCGGCGGCGGCTTCATCACCCTGGCGGCGACCCTGGCCACCCTGGGCGGCAAACTGCCGGTGGAAGGGCTGGCCCTGCTGCTCGGCGTGGACCGCTTCATGTCCGAAGCCCGGGCCATCACCAACCTGATCGGCAACGGCGTGGCCACCGTGGTGGTTTCCCGCTGGGAGAACGCTCTCGACAAGAAGCGCATGCAGCGGGTGCTCGATGGTGACATGAGCATCGACCCCGAGGACGTGGCGCAAATGGATGCCGAAGAGCTGGCCGAGGCCGAGCCGGCGTTGATGAGGCCGCGCCAGAGCGCCTGA
- a CDS encoding TRAP transporter large permease: MNAAIIFGLLLALMLTGMPISISLGLTVLTFLFTMTQVPIESVALKLFTGIEKFEIMAIPFFILAGNFLTHGGVARRMINFATSMVGHWHGGLGMAGVLACALFAAVSGSSPATVVAIGSILLPAMVKQGFPNRFGAGVITTSGALGILIPPSIVMVMYSVATNTSVGALFMAGVVPGLMLATFLGATTWYRAWKNGYPRMPKATWGQRGKALRDSIWGLLLIVVVMGGIYTGIFTPTEAAAMAAVYAFFVAVFVYRDMPLKKVPKVLMDSANMSAMLLYIITNAVLFSFIMTNENIPQFLAEWLLDKGLGQITFLLAVNVLLLLAGNVMEPSSIVLIMAPILFPVAMKLGIDPIHLGILITVNMEVGMCHPPVGLNLYVASGITKMGITELTVAVWPWLLTMLVFLALVTYVPWISLWLPRTLGMIS, from the coding sequence ATGAACGCCGCCATCATTTTCGGTCTGCTGCTCGCCCTGATGCTGACGGGCATGCCGATCTCCATTTCCCTGGGTCTGACCGTACTGACCTTCCTGTTCACCATGACCCAGGTGCCCATCGAGTCGGTGGCCCTGAAGTTGTTCACCGGTATCGAGAAGTTCGAGATCATGGCGATCCCGTTCTTCATCCTGGCGGGTAACTTCCTCACCCACGGTGGGGTGGCGCGGCGGATGATCAACTTCGCCACGTCCATGGTCGGCCACTGGCATGGTGGTTTGGGCATGGCTGGCGTGTTGGCCTGCGCCCTGTTCGCCGCTGTGTCCGGCTCGTCCCCGGCGACCGTGGTGGCGATCGGTTCGATCCTGCTGCCGGCCATGGTCAAGCAGGGCTTCCCCAACCGTTTCGGCGCGGGCGTGATCACCACCTCCGGTGCCCTGGGCATCCTGATTCCCCCGTCCATCGTCATGGTGATGTACTCGGTGGCCACCAATACTTCGGTGGGTGCCCTGTTCATGGCCGGTGTGGTGCCGGGCCTGATGCTGGCTACTTTCCTCGGTGCCACCACCTGGTACCGGGCGTGGAAGAACGGCTACCCGCGCATGCCCAAGGCCACCTGGGGCCAGCGTGGCAAGGCCCTGCGTGATTCCATCTGGGGGCTGCTGCTGATCGTGGTGGTGATGGGCGGTATCTACACCGGTATCTTCACCCCCACCGAAGCTGCCGCCATGGCCGCTGTGTATGCCTTCTTCGTCGCCGTGTTCGTCTATCGCGACATGCCGCTGAAGAAGGTGCCGAAAGTCCTGATGGACTCGGCCAACATGTCGGCGATGCTGCTCTACATCATCACCAACGCCGTGCTGTTCTCGTTCATCATGACCAACGAGAACATCCCGCAATTCCTCGCCGAGTGGCTGCTCGACAAGGGCCTGGGCCAGATCACCTTCCTGCTGGCGGTCAACGTGCTGCTGCTGCTGGCCGGTAACGTGATGGAGCCGTCCTCGATCGTGCTGATCATGGCGCCGATCCTGTTCCCGGTGGCGATGAAGCTGGGCATCGACCCGATCCACCTGGGCATCCTGATCACGGTGAACATGGAAGTGGGCATGTGCCACCCGCCGGTGGGTCTCAACCTGTACGTGGCCTCCGGCATCACCAAGATGGGGATTACCGAGCTCACTGTGGCCGTCTGGCCGTGGCTGCTCACCATGCTGGTGTTCCTGGCCCTGGTGACCTACGTGCCCTGGATTTCCCTGTGGCTGCCGCGGACCTTGGGGATGATTTCCTAA
- a CDS encoding TRAP transporter small permease encodes MNKLLNHLEELIITFLMGAATLIIFVSVMHRYASGYDIPVVQDWLLSLNFGWAQELCIIMFVWMAKFGAAYGVRTGIHVGVDVLINKLSEKNRGRFVMFGLAAGALFTGVVGTLGGTFVWENGAHHAIFTFLGLDVGDVPEGPTTPDLEWPTWIVYSAIPLGSSLMCYRFLQVLVTFWKTGELPHHDHGHVEGLEEELGDSPVLVGEAFELGEEREHGHAGLSDKEWAKRHPHNTKEGDK; translated from the coding sequence ATGAATAAGTTACTTAACCATCTGGAAGAGCTGATCATCACCTTCCTGATGGGGGCTGCGACCCTCATCATTTTTGTCTCGGTGATGCACCGCTATGCCTCCGGCTATGACATTCCCGTGGTGCAGGACTGGCTGCTGTCCCTCAACTTCGGTTGGGCTCAGGAGCTGTGCATCATCATGTTCGTGTGGATGGCCAAGTTTGGCGCCGCTTACGGGGTGCGTACCGGCATCCACGTCGGCGTCGACGTGCTGATCAACAAGCTCTCGGAAAAGAACCGTGGCCGCTTCGTCATGTTCGGTCTGGCGGCCGGCGCCCTGTTTACCGGGGTGGTGGGCACCCTGGGCGGGACCTTCGTCTGGGAAAACGGCGCGCACCACGCCATCTTTACTTTCCTCGGCCTGGATGTGGGCGACGTGCCGGAAGGCCCGACTACGCCCGACCTGGAATGGCCGACCTGGATCGTCTACTCCGCCATTCCCCTTGGCTCCAGCCTGATGTGCTACCGCTTCCTGCAGGTGCTCGTCACCTTCTGGAAGACCGGCGAGCTGCCCCACCACGACCATGGCCACGTTGAAGGCCTGGAAGAAGAGTTGGGCGACAGCCCGGTGCTGGTGGGCGAAGCTTTCGAACTCGGCGAAGAGCGCGAACACGGCCACGCCGGTTTGTCGGACAAGGAATGGGCCAAGCGCCATCCGCATAACACGAAGGAGGGCGACAAGTAA
- a CDS encoding acetyl-CoA carboxylase carboxyltransferase subunit alpha — translation MKTSFLEFEQPIAELENKIEELRFVQEDSAVDISEEIERLSKKSQTLTKDIYAKLSSWQTAQVARHPQRPYTLDYVSRIFTDFEELHGDRSFADDKAIVGGLARFNGQPCVVIGHQKGRDTKEKIFRNFGMPRPEGYRKAERLMKLAEKFQIPVFTFVDTPGAYPGIDAEERGQSEAIGRNLYVMAELKTPIIVTIIGEGGSGGALAIAVGDVVQMLQYSTYSVISPEGCASILWKSADKANEAAETMGITAPRLKTLGLIDKIVNEPAGGAHRDHAAMAQTLKKSLQDALKQVSGLSTTELLETRFDRLMAYGRFKEEEPR, via the coding sequence ATGAAAACCAGCTTTCTAGAATTCGAACAACCCATCGCCGAACTCGAAAACAAGATCGAGGAACTGCGCTTCGTGCAGGAAGACTCGGCGGTGGACATCTCGGAAGAGATCGAGCGCCTGTCCAAGAAGAGCCAGACGCTCACCAAGGACATCTACGCCAAGCTTTCCTCCTGGCAAACCGCCCAGGTGGCGCGCCACCCGCAACGCCCCTACACCCTGGACTACGTCTCGCGCATCTTCACCGATTTTGAAGAATTGCACGGCGACCGGAGCTTTGCCGACGACAAGGCCATCGTGGGCGGCCTGGCCCGCTTCAACGGCCAGCCCTGCGTCGTCATCGGCCACCAGAAGGGCCGCGACACCAAGGAAAAGATCTTCCGCAACTTCGGCATGCCGCGCCCTGAGGGCTACCGCAAGGCCGAACGGCTGATGAAGCTGGCGGAAAAGTTCCAGATCCCGGTGTTCACCTTCGTGGACACCCCGGGCGCCTACCCCGGCATCGACGCCGAGGAGCGGGGTCAGTCCGAGGCCATCGGTCGCAACCTGTACGTGATGGCCGAACTGAAGACCCCGATCATCGTCACCATCATCGGTGAAGGCGGTTCCGGCGGCGCCCTGGCCATCGCCGTGGGTGACGTGGTGCAGATGCTGCAGTACTCGACCTACTCCGTGATCTCCCCCGAAGGCTGCGCTTCCATTCTGTGGAAGAGCGCCGACAAGGCCAACGAGGCGGCCGAAACCATGGGGATCACCGCGCCGCGGCTGAAGACCCTGGGGCTGATCGACAAGATCGTAAACGAGCCTGCCGGCGGCGCCCACCGCGACCATGCCGCCATGGCCCAGACCCTCAAGAAGTCCCTCCAGGACGCCTTGAAGCAGGTGTCCGGCCTGTCCACCACCGAACTGCTGGAAACCCGCTTCGACCGACTGATGGCCTATGGCCGATTCAAGGAAGAAGAGCCGCGCTGA
- the tilS gene encoding tRNA lysidine(34) synthetase TilS — protein MADSRKKSRADPLGDLSGRPAATPDSASAAASRPAVPADGANGTAAPVALPAPSLAALAGLPDHLAAFLRARLKPDASLCVGLSGGRDSVALLLLCHTVCRKAGPHGLGGLRLSALHVHHGLTAEADHWADFCADLCRRLDIPLAVVRVQVPRNHPAGLEGAAREARYAAFLASGADALALAHHQDDQAETLLFRLLRGSGVNGAAAMAAERRLPRPAGAPLLLLRPLLQTPRALLQGWLERQEGAAWIDDPSNADTDYARNFLRQDILPRLTGRFPRAGATLARAAGHFAEAAALLDERAEEDAAQARTPSGRLAVAALAALSPARRRNLLRYWLRCAGAPMPDEAVLAEMERQFIHGHGDAPRIKLGRHQVAAWRGELYIELFPIITTPETQDWRGEAEVPFGDGRVSFVSGQGIGIRASLLGSGGVLRVRHSRDLLRPAPGRHRRDAQRLFQEAGVPPWQRALLPALAVDERLLWLAGVGVDADCLAGPDEPGILPVWVPAAG, from the coding sequence ATGGCCGATTCAAGGAAGAAGAGCCGCGCTGATCCGCTCGGCGACCTGAGCGGTCGCCCGGCGGCCACGCCCGACTCTGCTTCTGCAGCGGCTTCCCGGCCCGCCGTTCCGGCCGATGGAGCCAATGGGACCGCTGCCCCGGTGGCGCTCCCGGCGCCTAGCCTGGCCGCCCTGGCCGGTCTGCCCGACCATCTCGCCGCTTTCCTGCGCGCCCGCCTGAAACCCGACGCCTCGTTGTGCGTGGGGCTTTCCGGCGGGCGCGATTCCGTGGCCTTGCTGCTCCTCTGCCATACCGTATGCCGCAAGGCCGGGCCGCATGGTCTGGGCGGTTTGCGCCTGTCGGCCCTGCACGTCCATCACGGCCTGACCGCCGAGGCCGATCACTGGGCCGACTTTTGCGCTGACTTGTGCCGGCGCCTGGATATTCCCCTTGCAGTGGTGCGCGTCCAGGTACCCCGCAACCACCCGGCTGGCCTGGAAGGCGCGGCCCGGGAGGCGCGCTACGCCGCTTTTCTCGCCAGCGGCGCCGATGCCTTGGCCCTGGCCCACCACCAGGACGACCAGGCCGAAACCCTGCTGTTCCGCTTGCTGCGCGGCAGTGGCGTGAACGGCGCGGCGGCCATGGCCGCCGAACGCCGGCTGCCCCGGCCCGCTGGGGCGCCCCTGCTCCTGCTGCGCCCCCTGTTGCAGACGCCCCGGGCCTTGCTGCAGGGGTGGCTGGAGCGCCAGGAGGGGGCGGCCTGGATCGACGATCCGAGCAATGCCGATACCGATTACGCGCGCAATTTCTTGCGCCAGGACATTCTGCCCCGGCTGACCGGCCGTTTCCCCCGGGCGGGCGCCACCCTGGCCCGGGCCGCCGGGCACTTTGCCGAGGCGGCGGCGCTTCTCGACGAGCGCGCCGAAGAGGATGCCGCCCAGGCCCGCACCCCGTCCGGTCGGCTTGCCGTGGCGGCGTTGGCGGCCTTGTCGCCGGCGCGGCGGCGCAACCTGCTGCGTTACTGGCTGCGTTGCGCCGGGGCGCCCATGCCCGACGAGGCGGTGCTGGCTGAAATGGAGCGCCAGTTCATCCACGGTCACGGCGATGCGCCGCGCATCAAGCTGGGGCGCCACCAGGTGGCGGCGTGGCGGGGCGAGCTTTACATCGAGCTGTTTCCAATTATCACCACCCCGGAAACCCAGGACTGGCGCGGAGAAGCAGAGGTACCCTTTGGGGATGGGCGTGTTTCCTTCGTCTCCGGGCAGGGCATCGGGATTCGCGCGTCCCTATTGGGTTCCGGCGGGGTGCTGCGGGTACGCCATTCCCGGGATTTGTTGCGCCCGGCGCCGGGACGGCATCGCCGCGATGCCCAGCGCTTGTTTCAGGAGGCCGGGGTGCCGCCCTGGCAGCGCGCCTTGCTGCCGGCCCTGGCAGTCGATGAGCGCCTGCTCTGGCTGGCGGGGGTCGGGGTCGATGCCGATTGCCTGGCTGGTCCGGACGAGCCGGGCATCCTGCCGGTGTGGGTGCCGGCGGCGGGGTAG